A genomic window from Bacteroidia bacterium includes:
- a CDS encoding TonB-dependent receptor: MGSVVRILTRLLWCVWLAGVTVGYAQTITGLVKDKTTGEALIGARIMVKNSQVGTMSDADGKFKLNYTDKFPVVLVFHYVGYQQLEVNVTTAAKPVVAEMLEVESVGPEVVIVDTRITEKQKESPLTVESMDVIGIKETPAANFYEGLANLKGVDLTASSLGFKIINTRGFNSTRPVRSLQLIDGVDNQAPGLNFSLGNFMGASELDVQSVELVVGASSAQYGPNAFNGVVNMTTKSPFLHPGFSAMVKVGERDLTEIVVRHAFVINNSAGDAKWGFKFNYSLMKAYDWMADNMAPTTQSLAGTNNPGGYDAVNRYGDENITTGANNFSDNYGRRNFPGLNIYHRTGYLEKDLVDYNTRSIKLAAAAYFKPTAKTELIYSYNFGTGTTVYQGDNRYSLKDIIFQQHRLEFKGDKFMVRAYTTQEDAGRSYDAVFTALLLERYSKSDNFWSQDYSNYWSRMYPRIRQLPGMPGVPVFDQPGQTTNLHIADSVLGANYDSLLIWHQLARNYADGIGNPLFGGLPRLQPGTPEFVREFNRIINNTTFIGGGSRFWDKSALAHIMGEYKFTPKFAEIKVGVNYRLYLPNSQGTIFSDTSGKKITNDEIGSFITAEKKFLADRLKVNIALRIDKNRNFNTLFSPAASAVYSIRKNHNFRLSFSSALRNPTLQDQYLYYNVGRAILIGNIEGVDTLVTLSSLVNFYNSAFNYDTLEFAKIKRVRPERVRSIEIGYKGTLFGHLFIDASAYMSWYYDFLGYRLVSTAPSRDPNVNRPITVYRVSANTDDMVVTNGFSIATTYFFKQHYSVNGNYSYNVLDRLGSIDPIIPAFNTPKHKFNIGVSGREFQLKMGKINIRNVGFSVNYKWVEGFLFEGSPQFTGYVPTYDLVDAQVNYRDNKLKTTFKLGASNLLNNAQYQVYGGPKIGRLAYFSATVDLQ, from the coding sequence ATGGGTTCAGTTGTGCGGATTTTAACACGATTGCTTTGGTGTGTGTGGTTAGCTGGGGTTACAGTTGGCTATGCCCAAACAATCACCGGCTTGGTAAAAGACAAAACTACCGGCGAGGCACTCATCGGAGCGCGAATTATGGTAAAAAATAGCCAAGTCGGCACAATGTCTGATGCAGACGGAAAGTTCAAATTAAACTACACTGATAAATTTCCAGTTGTTTTGGTTTTTCATTATGTTGGTTATCAGCAACTTGAAGTTAATGTTACAACTGCTGCGAAGCCGGTTGTTGCAGAAATGCTTGAGGTAGAATCCGTAGGGCCGGAAGTAGTCATTGTAGATACACGTATTACCGAAAAGCAAAAAGAATCTCCACTTACCGTAGAGTCTATGGATGTTATCGGAATAAAAGAAACCCCTGCGGCAAATTTCTATGAAGGGTTAGCCAATTTAAAGGGAGTAGATTTAACGGCATCGAGTTTAGGATTTAAGATTATCAACACACGGGGATTTAACAGTACACGCCCGGTTCGTTCTTTACAGTTAATAGACGGAGTTGATAATCAGGCTCCTGGCTTAAATTTTTCGTTGGGAAATTTTATGGGAGCTTCGGAATTGGATGTTCAAAGTGTTGAATTGGTCGTTGGGGCTAGTTCTGCCCAATATGGACCTAATGCCTTTAACGGAGTAGTAAATATGACTACCAAAAGTCCGTTTTTACATCCCGGCTTTTCTGCAATGGTAAAAGTAGGTGAACGGGATTTAACCGAAATTGTAGTTAGGCACGCATTCGTTATCAATAATTCAGCCGGAGATGCTAAGTGGGGATTTAAGTTTAATTATTCTTTAATGAAGGCATACGATTGGATGGCTGACAATATGGCTCCAACAACTCAGTCATTAGCAGGAACTAACAATCCCGGAGGATATGATGCTGTAAATCGTTATGGGGACGAAAACATAACCACAGGTGCGAATAATTTTTCGGATAATTATGGCCGGAGAAACTTCCCCGGCCTGAATATTTACCACCGTACTGGATACTTAGAAAAAGACTTAGTGGACTATAACACCCGCTCTATCAAGTTAGCTGCTGCCGCTTACTTTAAACCAACAGCTAAAACAGAACTTATTTACAGCTATAATTTTGGAACAGGAACTACTGTTTATCAAGGGGATAACCGTTATAGTTTGAAAGATATTATTTTCCAGCAGCATCGTTTGGAGTTTAAGGGGGATAAATTTATGGTTCGTGCTTATACGACCCAAGAAGATGCCGGCCGGTCTTATGATGCTGTTTTTACAGCTTTACTTCTTGAACGATACTCTAAAAGTGATAACTTCTGGTCGCAAGATTATTCTAATTACTGGAGTCGTATGTATCCACGCATTCGGCAGTTGCCGGGTATGCCCGGTGTTCCGGTATTTGACCAGCCCGGACAAACGACCAACCTGCATATTGCTGACTCAGTCTTAGGAGCTAACTATGATTCACTATTAATTTGGCATCAACTTGCTCGGAACTATGCTGATGGTATTGGAAATCCGCTATTTGGTGGCCTTCCCCGCCTACAACCCGGCACTCCAGAGTTCGTCCGAGAGTTTAACAGAATAATAAATAACACAACATTTATCGGCGGCGGATCTCGTTTTTGGGATAAATCCGCCCTTGCCCACATCATGGGAGAATATAAATTTACCCCCAAGTTTGCCGAAATAAAAGTTGGGGTAAACTACAGACTATATCTTCCGAATTCTCAGGGAACAATATTCAGTGATACCAGCGGAAAGAAAATCACCAACGATGAAATCGGCAGCTTCATTACCGCCGAGAAAAAATTTCTCGCAGATAGATTGAAAGTCAATATAGCCCTTCGGATAGATAAAAATCGGAATTTTAACACTTTATTTTCTCCTGCAGCCTCAGCTGTTTACAGTATCCGCAAAAACCACAATTTCCGCCTTTCTTTCTCTTCTGCGTTAAGAAATCCTACCTTACAAGACCAATACCTTTACTACAACGTAGGTCGAGCTATTTTAATTGGAAATATTGAGGGAGTGGATACCTTGGTTACGTTATCTTCATTGGTTAATTTTTATAATTCTGCGTTTAACTATGATACGCTTGAATTTGCCAAAATCAAACGTGTACGTCCGGAAAGAGTCCGTTCTATAGAAATAGGATACAAAGGAACACTTTTTGGCCATTTATTCATTGATGCAAGTGCCTATATGAGTTGGTACTACGACTTTTTAGGCTACCGCTTAGTAAGCACTGCTCCTTCCCGAGATCCAAATGTAAATAGACCAATTACTGTTTATCGGGTTTCTGCAAATACAGATGATATGGTTGTTACCAACGGGTTTTCCATAGCTACAACCTATTTTTTCAAACAGCACTATTCCGTTAATGGAAATTATTCTTACAATGTCTTAGATCGCTTAGGTTCTATCGACCCAATCATACCGGCTTTTAACACTCCTAAACATAAGTTCAACATAGGCGTTTCTGGCCGTGAATTTCAGCTAAAAATGGGAAAAATAAATATTCGCAACGTAGGTTTTAGTGTTAACTATAAATGGGTTGAAGGATTTTTATTTGAAGGTTCTCCGCAATTTACCGGATACGTACCCACTTATGACTTAGTAGATGCTCAAGTTAACTACCGTGATAACAAGCTGAAAACAACTTTTAAGTTGGGTGCATCTAACTTGCTGAATAATGCTCAGTATCAAGTATATGGTGGCCCAAAAATCGGGAGATTAGCCTATTTCTCGGCAACTGTTGATTTACAATAA
- a CDS encoding polysaccharide deacetylase family protein, producing the protein MMYLVKTPPFIPLLFPKYWWQLPAKTKELYLTFDDGPTPNVTEWVLKELARYQAKATFFLVGNNVSKFPEITRQIISEGHEIGNHTYTHLHGWKAHPEKYLEEINRTNDVIYQTTGRIPTLFRPPYGKFSRFARPAILQRHQIVMWDVLPGDFDPTISSQMCLSNALTHIKAGAIYVLHDSLKCQHKIEYVLPKLLDTIYERGLTSETLPIPSFLPEAITA; encoded by the coding sequence ATGATGTATCTGGTTAAAACTCCGCCATTTATACCTTTACTCTTCCCTAAATATTGGTGGCAGCTTCCTGCTAAAACCAAAGAACTGTATTTAACCTTTGATGACGGCCCTACTCCAAACGTAACGGAATGGGTGCTAAAAGAGTTAGCTCGCTATCAAGCGAAGGCTACTTTTTTTTTGGTTGGTAATAACGTTTCAAAGTTTCCGGAAATTACTCGCCAGATTATTTCTGAAGGCCATGAGATAGGAAACCACACCTACACTCATTTACATGGCTGGAAAGCACATCCAGAAAAATATCTGGAGGAAATCAACCGAACAAATGATGTCATTTATCAAACTACGGGAAGAATACCTACTCTTTTCAGGCCACCTTACGGCAAATTTAGCCGATTCGCCAGACCGGCAATTTTACAACGCCACCAAATTGTTATGTGGGATGTTTTACCCGGAGATTTTGATCCAACTATTTCTTCGCAAATGTGCTTGTCTAATGCACTTACCCATATCAAAGCCGGTGCAATTTATGTTTTACACGACAGTTTAAAGTGCCAACACAAGATAGAATACGTTCTTCCTAAGTTGTTAGACACCATCTATGAGCGCGGGCTTACCAGTGAAACTTTGCCTATCCCAAGTTTTTTGCCCGAAGCTATAACAGCATAG